A genomic region of Arachis stenosperma cultivar V10309 chromosome 9, arast.V10309.gnm1.PFL2, whole genome shotgun sequence contains the following coding sequences:
- the LOC130950570 gene encoding protein SIEVE ELEMENT OCCLUSION B-like, with protein sequence MAMSNADSSGTTTLISSSQGGSTAITSIQQQSATTNLGGQQKIHLPNPFDLTDSQILDRVYLTHVNDDEICNTSILFGLVSNLILQGSYSTISTVSFKPEFPTLKLVSCQMIGTKDGPQCVHQTALWILQHLRCYSWDAKALITLAAFSLEYGNFILLSRTPTQDIVGSSLRQLNQIQERKVSSEITELLSYIVKAFHHIKVWATWSSEGYDPEEVPTLTEALQEVPLVVYWTIASIVASTGNLLAFTEYSLSEFRERLAAVVKKLADHLEICKLEIGYIDDYLSRRRIFEKPKDIVDLLKALILPNNGAQVPQIYQGSIQIKQGLEVFKEKHVLLFISSLYSIGDEIMLLNCLHDRLQESPKEWKGFKKEDFKILWIPIVEWDEAKREQFKTWKNSIKWYAVECFSELPGGRIISEPEGLNYMGKPILPVYNPQGYKANEDAMGLIFQWGIDAFPFRKTDAADLILKWKWLWDIIRKVAPGLQVQGDRYLFIFGGSNKKWIQDFTLEVEKVKRHESVKRADVIIDKYELGSSVPSFWIGIERMRQNKKHQEAVDCEIQGIAKSLFCLKRDPEGWAILTKGQNIKLLGHGEAMYRTLAEFQSWKDKVFEKEGFDIAFKEYYDVKVKEIADRQPCSIVNVDSSNYGSSVIATITCPNPTCGRVMEVTSVNYKCCHRDNNDSNYCGY encoded by the exons ATGGCAATGTCCAACGCAGATTCAAGTGGCACCACTACTTTGATCTCATCATCCCAAGGTGGCAGTACTGCTATTACTTCTATCCAACAACAGAGTGCTACTACTAACTTGGGAGGCCAACAGAAAATTCATCTTCCCAACCCTTTTGATCTCACTGACTCTCAGATCCTGGACAGAGTTTACCTCACCCATGTCAATGATGATGAAATCTGCAATACCAGTATCCTCTTTGGTCTTGTGTCCAATCTTATACTTCAG GGTAGTTATTCAACAATATCCACGGTCAGTTTCAAACCAGAATTTCCTACCCTGAAGCTGGTTTCTTGTCAG ATGATAGGCACAAAAGATGGACCCCAATGCGTGCACCAAACAGCACTATGGATTCTCCAACACCTAAGGTGCTATTCTTGGGATGCAAAGGCGTTGATAACTCTGGCGGCGTTTTCTTTGGAGTATGGGAATTTCATTCTGCTTTCTAGGACTCCAACACAAGACATAGTTGGAAGCTCACTGAGACAGCTGAATCAAATCCAAGAGAGGAAGGTTTCAAGTGAGATAACAGAGCTGCTGAGTTACATAGTGAAAGCCTTTCACCACATCAAAGTGTGGGCAACCTGGTCTTCTGAAGGCTATGATCCTGAGGAGGTCCCTACCTTGACTGAAGCCTTGCAAGAGGTCCCTCTTGTTGTTTACTGGACTATTGCTTCCATTGTTGCTTCCACAGGCAACCTCCTCGCCTTCAC AGAATATAGCTTATCGGAATTCAGAGAGAGGCTTGCGGCTGTTGTAAAGAAGTTGGCGGATCATTTGGAAATTTGCAAGCTCGAAATTG GGTACATAGACGATTACTTGAGCCGTAGAAGAATCTTTGAGAAGCCTAAAGATATAGTAGATCTTTTGAAGGCTTTGATCCTCCCAAATAATGGAGCTCAAGTTCcccaaatatatcaaggcagcATCCAAATCAAACAg GGTCTTGAAGTGTTCAAGGAGAAACATGTGTTACTCTTCATTTCGAGCCTGTACAGCATAGGAGACGAGATCATGCTGTTGAATTGTCTCCACGATAGGCTGCAGGAAAGTCCAAAGGAATGGAAAGGGTTTAAGAAAGAAGATTTCAAGATTCTGTGGATCCCAATTGTGGAGTGGGACGAAGCCAAAAGGGAACAGTTCAAGACATGGAAGAACAGCATCAAGTGGTATGCAGTGGAGTGCTTCTCGGAGTTGCCAGGTGGCAGGATAATAAGTGAGCCTGAAGGGTTGAATTACATGGGTAAGCCTATTCTGCCTGTGTACAATCCTCAAGGTTACAAAGCAAATGAAGATGCAATGGGTTTGATCTTTCAATGGGGGATCGACGCATTCCCTTTCAGGAAAACTGATGCTGCTGATCTTATTCTCAAATGGAAGTGGCTTTGGGACATCATAAGAAAAGTTGCTCCCGGACTGCAG GTGCAAGGGGACAGATACTTATTCATCTTTGGTGGCAGCAACAAGAAGTGGATCCAAGACTTCACACTTGAAGTGGAGAAAGTGAAGAGACACGAGAGCGTGAAGCGTGCAGACGTGATAATAGACAAGTATGAACTAGGAAGCAGTGTTCCAAGCTTCTGGATTGGAATAGAAAGAATGAGGCAGAACAAGAAGCACCAAGAGGCGGTTGATTGCGAGATCCAAGGGATCGCGAAGAGCTTGTTCTGCCTCAAAAGAGATCCAGAGGGCTGGGCAATTCTTACCAAAGGGCAGAACATCAAGCTTCTCGGCCACGGCGAAGCCATGTATCGAACTCTGGCCGAGTTTCAGAGCTGGAAGGACAAGGTGTTTGAGAAAGAAGGGTTTGACATTGCATTCAAGGAATACTATGATGTTAAGGTGAAGGAAATAGCTGATCGTCAGCCTTGCTCAATTGTCAATGTTGATAGTAGTAACTATGGCTCAAGCGTCATTGCAACTATAACGTGCCCAAATCCCACTTGTGGCCGTGTAATGGAGGTTACATCCGTCAATTACAAGTGCTGCCACCGTGATAATAATGATTCAAACTACTGCGGTTACTGA